In Brachybacterium fresconis, the genomic stretch GAGGCGCCCTCGATGACACTGTCGATGTGAAGGGGGCCGACGGGTTGCAGGGGCCGACGGGTTGCGAGGGGCCGACGAGCTGCCGGGCGTCGAAGATCCTGAAGGTTCTGGCGACTTCCCGACAGCGGCGTCGCGCCGGTCGGGTCTGACCGGTCGGGTCTGACCGGTCGGGTCTGACCGGTCGGGTCTGACCGGTCAGGTTTGACCGGATCGGTCGGACCGGAACGGTCATGTCGGCGTCGGGAGCTCATCCCCTCCAGCCGCGGGCGCGCAGCGCCGTCCTCACCCGGGTGATGGCCGAGGCGCAGCCGGCGGCGAGGTCAGCGGCGATCATCGGCAGATCCACCCAGCCGGCGAGTCGTCGCCGTTCGTCGCGGCGCGCGTCCCTCCGTCGCTGCTCGGGACTGCGATGGGTGGGCCCCTCGTACTCCACGATCACGTGCCACCGTGGCCAGTGGAGGTCCGGCTCTCCGAGATCGACGCCATCCTGGAACGCTCGCACGTTGGGCAGAGGCTCCGGCAGGCCCGCTCGCACGAAGGCCAGACGCAGCGTGGTCTCCGGCGGCGAGTCGGCGCCGACCCGCACCAGGTCGAGCGACTCGCGGACCCGGACGGTGCCGCGCCCGGCGAATCCGGCCGCGGCGGCCTTCAGCTCGTCGATGGTCGTGAACGGATCGGCTCTGTCCTCGAACGCCGGACGCGGCCGACGGACGAGGTGATCGCCGATCGCGACCAGTCCATCCAGGGACACGGATGCTCCCAGCCGCAGAAACGTATCCTGTCGCGTCGTCAGACGAATGCCCGCGGCCTCCGCCGTCGGCTCCTCGGGACGCACGCGACTCCACCGCACGAGCGACGTGGACCGTCGGACGGAGTCGACGGTCGCCAGGTGGACGCGAGGATCGGGCCCGGAACGGCGGGCTCGGTACGGGGTCCGGAGCCGGGGCCGGCGGGGAGCGCGCAGCGATGGCTCCACGATCGGTTCCGCGAGGGCCCCGGGCAGCGGGAGGCCCCATGCCCGGGCCGCCGTCAGCCCGGTGGCGAAGGAGCCCGGGACACGTCGCTGGTACGCGGCGACGATGTCCTCCTCTCTGATGGTGCATCCGCGCCGGCGATACAGCCCTGGGACGATTTGCACCAGGTCACGGCGACGGAGCCGGTCACGCGTGATGCCGGCTCGCATCGCTTCGTCGGCCGTGAAGACCCGATGCTCGAAGTCCGGGGGCAGATTGCTGGGGCGCACAGGCATGCGGACAGCATGGGGGCACTCGCACGGGTCCGCTCGGCTCGTCCCCAATGCGCTGGCCCGGGGTCGACGGACCGTTCCTCCCCATCGACGACCGTCACATTGCCATCGTCGCCATCGCCATCGCCATCGCCATCGCCATCGCCATCGCCATCGCCATCGCCGTCGCCGTCGGGGTCGTCGTCGCGGTCGTCGTCGACATCGCCGTCGGGGTCGTCGCCGTCGTGGACATCGCCGCCATCGGCCACATCGGCCACATCGGTCACATCGGCTGCCCCGGCCCGGTTCCTGGGCGTGGGTCGAGCGCTGGCGGCTGCATCCGGATCGAGCTCGCCGCGGCGCTTGGATCGAGAACGTCATCCTCGGCGCCTCCGATGGTGGTGAGGCGCCCGGGACGACGATCTCGATCCGGAGCCATGCCGGGAACGGTCTCGGGAGCCCCGCACTTGTGTGGTGCCTCGCAGATGGTCTCTTGTGCGGTGCCCCGCAGATGGTCGTCCGGCACCGCGGCGTCCAGCGGCGGCGTTCTAGAGTGGTCACGCCATGTGTCGACTCTTCGCTCTCCGATCCGATCAGCCCGTGACCGCCGAATTCTGGCTGCTCGATGCCCCCTACTCGCTGCTGAACCAGTCCCACTTCAACGCTGACGGGACCGGATTCGGCTGGATCGACGAGACCGGGTCCGCCCGGATCCGCAAGCGGCCCGTCGCCGCCTACGAGTCCGAGGCCTTCGCCCACGCCGCCGCCACGCTGCGCTCGAGCTCGATGATCGCCCACATCCGGCTCTCCTCCGGAGCCGGTCACAGCGACGACAACACCCACCCCTTCCTGCAGGACGGCATCATCACCGCCCACAACGGGGTCCTCGAGGTCACCGACGAGATGCGCCGACGCGTCGCCGAGCTCGGCACGGAGCACCACGTCCACGGCACCACCGACAGCGAATGGATGGCCGCGCTGATCACGGGAGAGGTCGCCGTGCACGACGGGGACCTGCACGCCGGGGTGGTCGCCGCGCTGCGCTGGATCGGCGCGCACGTGCCCGTCTATTCCGTGAACATCCTGGTCATGAACCGCGACGAGCTGATCGCCGTGCGTCTTCCCGCCACCAACGAGCTGTGGGTCCTGGAACGCTCCGCCACCGACAAGCACCCGCGCGAGGCCTTGGAGCAGTCGTCCGACTCGCTGCGCGCCCGCAGCGAGGACCTGCGCGGCGTGCGCTCGGTCGTCATCGCCAGCGAACCGATGGACGATGACCCGGCCTGGCGCCTGATGGGCTCCGGGGAACTGGTGCGCCTGGACGCCGAGGGCGCGCTGACCAGCGAGCACCCCTTCGGGCCGCTCGCGCAGGCGCTGAGCATCGATGATCTCGGGCTCTCGGCGGCCGCGTCCCAGGCCCACGCCGCCCAGGAGCGTGCCCAGACCGAGCGCCGCCACCACCTCGCCGAGGGTCACGCGGGCCCCGAGAGCGCCGCGGGCCCCGAGAGCGCCGCCGGACCGACGGGCCCGGACGGGAACGCCGCCCGATGAGCGCGACCGAAGCCGCTCGCCCCGCCGCGTATCACCGCCTGGCCACGCTCCGCCCGGCCTGGTCGTCCTGGCCCAAGCCGCTGCTGACCCTCGCCGCGGCGTTCATCGCCTACGTGGTGCTCGCCTCCGTGCTGCTGGTCCTCACGATCCTCGTCCTCGCGCTCGCCCCCGGCGTGAACGTTGCGATCGGTGTGACCAGCGGCGACCCCACCAGCCCCCTCGACGTCGGGCTCGCCCTGGCGATGGGTGCGCTGTGGTGGCCGGCCGGACTGATCGGGGTGCGGGTCGGTGGCTGGCGTCCGCCCCGCCTGACCTGGTCGGTCGCCGCACGCGTGCGGCGTGAGCTGCTGCGGTCGATGACGGCGCACGTGATGATCGGCGGGCTCGTCGTCGTCGCTCTCGCCGCCCTCGCCGGCCTGCTCGCCGGGCCCGGCGCAGCGCCGGATCCTGCGGCCGACGGGGGCGCCGGCGTCCTCTCACGGCTCCTGGTGATCCTGCTGGTGCTGGTGCTGGCCCCGCTCCAGGCGCTCGGACTCGAGCTGACGCTGCGGGGCGTGGTCCTGCAGGCCCTCGGCACGTGGCTGCGCAGCCCGGTCGTCCCGATCCTCGTCACCGCGGCCTTCGCGCTCATCGGCCGCCAGCTGACCCCGGCCGTGGTGATCCCGGCGCTCGCCGTGGCGCTGGCCGCGGCGGTGCTCGCCTGGAAGACCGGCGGTCTCGAGCTGCCGATCCTCCTCACCCTCACGCTCACGGTCGCCGCGATGATCGTCTCCGCCCTGACCGCAGGCACGGGCGCCGGGACCGGGGTGAGCGCCCTGGGCGCCGCCGTCGCGGCTCCGGGCACGTCCGCTGCCGCCCTCGCCGCCCCGGAGGCCGCGGCGGCATGGGCAGGCGGAGTGGTCAGCGCGGTCGCTCTTCTGGCGCTGACCGTCGTGATCATGGTCGTGGTCAGCCGGCGGGAGGGCCTGCGTCTGCTTCAGCCCGTCGGCCGCCCTGCCGCCGAACCGGTGCCGGAGCCCGTCCCCTTCTGAGCACCCCTGCTCCGGGCGACCCGCCGACCCGCCGACACGTATCGAGGTGCGGCAGGAGATGCGCACCGGAGTGCGAAGTCGGTACGTTTTGACCATGAGCCCCGCCGACGCCGCCCGGTCCACCACGACCGACCCGATCACCGCCGCCCCGCCGCGTGCCGCCGCCGCGTCCGCCACGGAGGCCGCGCCCGGAGCCGCCCCCGCCGGCGGCGCGGGCACCGTGCCGGACCCGTTGCTGCTGTTCCCGCTCCGCCAACGGATCGTCGAACGCGACCTCGGGGTGCGGGCGATCCACGTCCACCGCGGCGGTCGGGACGAGGTCTCCCACCGCTTCGTCGAGGACACCGCGGAGAACATCTACTCCTGCTCCAAGACGGTCACCGCGCTCGCCGTGGGGATCGCCGCGAGCGAGGGTCTGCTCGAGGTCGAGGACCGCCTGGTCGACCACCTGCCCGCCCCGGCGGGCGGCTACGGCCGGGGCATCGACCAGGTGCGGCTGCGCCACCTGCTGACCATGACCTCCGGTTCGCCCGTGCTGGGCTTCCTCGAGGAGGAGCGCGACCACGAGGACCTCACCGCCCTGATCCTCGGCACCGACCTGATCGCCGACCCGGGCCGGCGGTGGGAGTACTCCAACGGGTCGATCTTCCTGCTCTCGCGGGTCATCAGCGAGCGCACGGGGCAGAGCCTGCGCGACTGGCTGCTGCCGCGCCTGTTCGAGCCGCTGGGGATCCTGAACCCGCAGTGGCACACCACCCGGGACGGCCACAGCTGGGGCGCGACCGGCCTGCACCTGAAGTCGGGTCAGCTGGCCCGCATCGGCCGCCTGCTGCTGCAGCGCGGCGAGCACGAGGGGACCCAGCTGGTCCCCGCCGCCTGGATCGATGCGATGCACGCCGAGGACACCTGGGTGGCCACCGGCGAGGTCGAGCCCGAATCCACCCGGTACGGCTACGGCGTCTGGCGCTGCTCGATCGACGGGGCGTGGCGGGCCGACGGTGCCTACGGCCAGCTCGTGCTCGTCCTCCCGGAGCAGGACGCCGTCGTCACCCTCACCTCCCATCTCGAGGGGCGCGGCTCCGACGAGATCATGCGGGCCGTGTGGGAGGAGCTGCTGCCGCTGCTGTGAGCGGGCCTGCCACCCGGTCGGGTGTGTCCGGTCACCACCGCCTGGGCACCGGCGCCCGGCCGGCGCCACCTGGTCGGATGCGAATGGTCGGCTGCGAACTTTCGTCGCCAGGCGTGACCTCACAGCCGATATGGCCATGAGGTCACGCAGAGGAACGAAAGTTTGCAGGCCACGCTGCTGCGGGTACTGCATGGGGCGTCGAGGGGCCCCGCTCGATGGGGGTTCGAGGGCCCCGCTCGATGGGGGTTCGAGGGGCCCGCTCACGAGCGGCCGACGCGGTGGCAGCTTTCAGGGTGTGTCGCAGGGCGTGTCGGACGACCGGTCGGACTGACCGCGGATCTTCCGGTCGAAGGCGTCCTGGACTTTCTTGGCTCTCAGCCCC encodes the following:
- a CDS encoding class II glutamine amidotransferase yields the protein MCRLFALRSDQPVTAEFWLLDAPYSLLNQSHFNADGTGFGWIDETGSARIRKRPVAAYESEAFAHAAATLRSSSMIAHIRLSSGAGHSDDNTHPFLQDGIITAHNGVLEVTDEMRRRVAELGTEHHVHGTTDSEWMAALITGEVAVHDGDLHAGVVAALRWIGAHVPVYSVNILVMNRDELIAVRLPATNELWVLERSATDKHPREALEQSSDSLRARSEDLRGVRSVVIASEPMDDDPAWRLMGSGELVRLDAEGALTSEHPFGPLAQALSIDDLGLSAAASQAHAAQERAQTERRHHLAEGHAGPESAAGPESAAGPTGPDGNAAR
- a CDS encoding CPBP family glutamic-type intramembrane protease, with the protein product MSATEAARPAAYHRLATLRPAWSSWPKPLLTLAAAFIAYVVLASVLLVLTILVLALAPGVNVAIGVTSGDPTSPLDVGLALAMGALWWPAGLIGVRVGGWRPPRLTWSVAARVRRELLRSMTAHVMIGGLVVVALAALAGLLAGPGAAPDPAADGGAGVLSRLLVILLVLVLAPLQALGLELTLRGVVLQALGTWLRSPVVPILVTAAFALIGRQLTPAVVIPALAVALAAAVLAWKTGGLELPILLTLTLTVAAMIVSALTAGTGAGTGVSALGAAVAAPGTSAAALAAPEAAAAWAGGVVSAVALLALTVVIMVVVSRREGLRLLQPVGRPAAEPVPEPVPF
- a CDS encoding serine hydrolase domain-containing protein, translating into MSPADAARSTTTDPITAAPPRAAAASATEAAPGAAPAGGAGTVPDPLLLFPLRQRIVERDLGVRAIHVHRGGRDEVSHRFVEDTAENIYSCSKTVTALAVGIAASEGLLEVEDRLVDHLPAPAGGYGRGIDQVRLRHLLTMTSGSPVLGFLEEERDHEDLTALILGTDLIADPGRRWEYSNGSIFLLSRVISERTGQSLRDWLLPRLFEPLGILNPQWHTTRDGHSWGATGLHLKSGQLARIGRLLLQRGEHEGTQLVPAAWIDAMHAEDTWVATGEVEPESTRYGYGVWRCSIDGAWRADGAYGQLVLVLPEQDAVVTLTSHLEGRGSDEIMRAVWEELLPLL